The DNA sequence TTAGATGAACTGATCCATGCCCAGAAATACATCAATCAGACACCTATTAATAACTGAACGGACTGAAGGTGATCTATTAATAACTGAACGGACTGAAGGTGATTTATTAACAACTGAACGGACTGAAGGTGATCTATTAACAACTGAACGGACTGAAGGTGATCTATTAACTGAACGGACTGAAGGTGATTTATTAACAACTGAACGGACTGAAGGTGACTATTAACAACTGAACGGACTGAAGGTGATCGTTAACTGAACGGACTGAAGGTGATTTATTAACAACTGAACGGACTGAAGGTGATCTATTAACAACCTGAACGGACTGAAGGTGATCATTAACTGAACGGACTGAAGGTGATCTATTAATAACTGAACGGACTGGAAGTGATCTATTAATAACTGAACGGACTGAAGGTGATTTATTAATAACTGAAACGGACTGAAGGTGATCTATTAACAACTGAATGGACTGAAGGTGATCTATTAACTGAACGGACTGAAGGTGATCTATTAATAACTGAACGGACTGAAGGTGATCTATTAATAACTGGAACGGACTGAAGGTGATCTATTAATAACTGAATGGACTGAAGGTGATCTATTAATAACTGAACGGACTGAAGGTGATCTATTAATAACTGAACGGACTGAAGGTGATCTATTAACTGAACGGACTGGAAGGTGATTTATTAATAACCGAAACGGACTGAAGGTGATCTATTAATGACTGAACGGACTGAAGGTGATCGTATTAATGACTGAACGGACTGAAGGTGATCTATTAATAACTGAATGGACTGAAGGTGATTTATTAATAACTGAACAGACTGAAGGTGATCTATTAATAACTGAACGGACTGAAGGTGATCTATTAATAACTAAACGGACTGGAAGGTGATCTATTAATAACTGAACAGACTGAAGGTGATCTATTAATAACTGAACAGACTGAAGGTGATCTATTAATAACTAAACGGACTGAAGGTGATCTATTAATAACTGAACAGACTGAAGGTGATCTATTAATAACTGAACGGACTGAAGGTGATCTATTAATGACTGAACGGACTGAAGGTGATCTATTAATAACTGAACGGACTGAAGGTGATCTATTAATAACTGAACAGACTGAAGGTGATCTATTAACAACTGAATGGACGGAAGGTGATCTATTAATGACTGAACGGACGGAAGGTGATCTATTAACTGAACGGACTGAAGGTGATTTATTAATAACTGAACGGACTGAAGGTGATCTATTAACAACTGAATGGACTGAAGGTGATCTATTAATGACTGAACGGACTGAAGGTGATCTATTAAGAACTGAACGGACTGAAGGTGATCTATTAAGAACTGAACGGACTGAAGGTGCTCTGTCCTCAGTGCTGGACAGAAACTGAGTAGTAATAGTTAGGTAATGGTCATCTGTGGAGAGGCAATCCAGGATTTTGTAACTGTGTCAGATAGAAAGGGGGTATAGCGACggcaggggaggggagtggagagctCAGACTAACTCCCTCtgtagaggaggggagcaggccagACCCTGAACAGTctaggatagtaaaaccaaaagcacacacacacacacacaaaaccacccTCACATACCTTGTCAGGTGCTTGCTGGAATTGTGAACCTCCATCTCGTTATTCTTGAACTCATTCAGCTCCTTCCTTATTGCTGCCTGgagaacacatcaacaacaaccatgtcaacaacaacaggtGGTAAAAACAGAGCTCAGCTGTTTATGTGTGTCTGTGCGAGTTGAGCTGACCTTGTCTGAAGCAGACAGCCTGGTCCAGGGTTTATCTGCCCTGCGGTCGTAGTCCTGAGCCTTGGCCACCTCAACATAGTCACTGAAACGAATCAGTATCTTCCTGTCCCTTAACTCATCTACTGTAGGACGCTGGTTCAACTTCCTGTTGAGTCTCTGTTtgatctccctcctctcctcctgctctgaCTGGTCATTCTCTCTGGAGATGAAACAGGAAGAACAACAGGTCAGAAACACAgtgcaggaggagagagatgcagggaggagagagatggggaagagagatgaaggaaggacagagatggagagagatggagacagatggagaagagatggaggagacagatggagaagagatggagacagatggagaagagatggagacagatggaccctgacattgatctgagactggaccctgacattgatctgagactggaccctgaccttgatctgagactggaccctgaccttgatctgagactggaccctgacattgatctgacaactggaccctgacattgatctggcaactggaccctgacattgatctgacaactggaccctgacattgatctgacaactggaccctgacattgatctgacaactgaccctgacattgatctgacaactggacctgacattgatctgagactggaccctgacattgatctgacaactggaccctgacattgatcgacaactggaccctgacattgatctgacaactggaccctgacattgatctgagactggaccctgacattgatctgacaactggaccctgacattgatctgacaactggaccctgacattgatctgacaactggaccctgacattgatctgacaactggaccctgacattgatctgacaactggaccctgacattgatctgagactggaccctgacattgatctgacaactggaccctgacattgatctgagactggaccctgacattgatctgacaactggaccctgacattgatctgagactggaccctgacattgatctgagactggaccctgacattgatctggcaactggaccctgacattgatctgacaactggaccctgacattgatctgacaactggaccctgacattgatctgacaactgacccctgacattgatctgagactgaccctgacattgatctgagactggaccctgacattgatctgacaactgaccctgacattgatctgacaactggaccctgacattgatctgagactggacccctgacattgatctgagactggaccctgacattgatctgagactggaccctgacattgatctgacaactgaccctgacattgatctgacaactgaccctgacattgatctgagactggacccctgacattgatctgagactggaccctgacattgatctgacaactggaccctgacattgatctgacaactggaccctgacattgatctgacaactggaccctgacattgatctgacaactggaccctgacattgatctgacaactggaccctgacattgatctgacaactggaccctgacattgatctgacaactggaccctgacattgatctgacaactggaccctgacattgatctgacaactggaccctgacattgatctgacaACTGGACCCTGACATTTATCTGACAACTGGAACCTGACATTGATCTGACaactggaccctgacattgatctgacaactggaccctgacattgatctgacaactggaccctgacattgatctgacaactggaccctgacattgatctgacaactggaccctgacattgatctgagactggaccctgacattgatctgagactggaccctgacattgatctgacaactggaccctgacattgatctgagactggaccctgacattgatctgacaactggaccctgacattgatctgagactggaccctgacattgatctgacaactggaccctgacattgatctgacaactggaccctgacattgatctgacaactggaccctgacattgatctgagactggaccctgacattgatctgacaactggaccctgacattgatctgacaactggaccctgacattgatctgacaactggaccctgacattgatctgacaactggaccctgacattgatctgagactggaccctgacattgatctgagactggaccctgacattgatctgacaactgaccctgacattgatctgacaactggaccctgacattgatctgagactggaccctgacattgatctgagactggaccctgacattgatctgagactggaccctgacattgatctgacaactgaccctgacattgatctgacaactggaccctgacattgatctgacaactgaccctgacattgatctgacaactggaccctgacattgatctgagactggaccctgacattgatctgacaactggaccctgacattgatctgacaactggaccctgacattgatctgacaactggaccctgacattgatctgagactggaccctgacattgatctgagactggaccctgacattgatctgacaactggaccctgacattgatctgacaactggaccctgacgctaggccaattgtaccCCGCTTCACGGTCGCGGCCAGCTGCAACACAGGCCGGGATCGAACGCTGGGTCTTTAGTGACGCCTCATCGGGAGGCACTAACAAAGTTGTTTTAAATTGTTTCATTTTTTAAAAGAAACAAATGGAGTATAAACTGTAGTGTCGAAGTTCCATGCAACATGTATTCATCACCATGGCAATACATTCAACACTGAAGTAATATAGAGATTTAGTCATGTTGCGTTGAAGCCCACCCGGCTCATCTGGAGAGTCGATACAGACAGTGGGACAGTTTCACTTATTAAAACTGATAataaactatgatcccttataaAGGATCATATTTGTTATATCCTCTCGTTTTAATTGATTATAAACTATGTATCATGATCCAATACTCACGTTTGAGGATGTTCCGACTCTCCAGCTCCTCTACCGCGGGTCTCTGGCTCAGCCGCCTGCGGAAAAACACTAGAATCACGTTCTGAACCATGATGTTGTTGTCTGTTCCCCCCCGGTCCTCCAGTCAGGTCACAGTCTCTGACAGACTCTACTAGCAGCAGCAGAGGTCAAAGATGTCTGAGTCGGCGTGCAGAACAGCTCCAGGATCTACACTTCCTCGTTACCATCTGGAGTCTAGAAACCCTCTTCTGTGACTGAACCGAGAGCGCCTCCACATCCGGGTAGAATGCAAGGCGCGTTTTATCACGTTTCAAACACAAATTCACGATTGCAGAATATTTGTCCAGTTTTGGAGCGTTCTTTTCCCTTCAATAAATATTTCCCAAGTGCAAGATAAAACATTAAGGATAGTTTGAGCGCGACTGGAAAGTAAAATTATAAATCTGTATGATCCTTTTCCAGGTAGATGAAGGACTGAGCTCAGTTAGTGGCTGTGGCAGAATGCGGAGTGTCCTGCTCGGTTCTCTCCTCTAACTATTCTGTCTGGCTACTGACGCTGTCCGATGTAGTGGAGTAAAGAGCTTAGGCAaaactactttaaagtactacttaagtcatttttttgtctgtactttactatttatatatttttgacaacttttacattacatttctaaagaaaataataatCCATCTTCAGGTCCTGTCCCTCTTCTGGTCCTGTCCCTGGTTCTGTCCCTCTTCTGGTCCTGTCCCTCTTCTGGTCCTGTCCCTGGTCCTGTCCCTCTTCTGGTCCGGTCCCTCTtctggttctgttctgtcctgtccctgttccatatgggccctggtcaaaagtagtgcgctttAAAGGTAATACgttaccatttgggatgcaagtcCAGTCTATATAAAGCCCAGCATATGTCCCAGCAAAGCcctggcagagagaggtggagcaaAACACCTGGGTTACAGAACTGAAATAGAACAGCTATTCTAAGGGCTCAGCTGTGACTAAGGCACTGCACGGTAGGGACCACTGAgacgtgtgtttatgtgtgtgggagtgtggacaggatgtgtgtttatgtgtgtgggagtgtggaCAGTAGGGACCACTGAGACGTCTACACACAACAAGGGTACCATGTGCTGAATAGGACAACATGGTCTACCAAGAATATAAATCTTACTGGGACAACATTTCGCCCTAATTTTCCTCCGCCTTCCATCCCCATGGGCTAGGTCAGTCTTCTGTATGCGACCCTGCAGCCCATCCCGTACCCCCGGCCCTCGTGCCTTGAACCTTGCGCACTTTCAGCGGATACAGCTGGAGAACTGCAAGGCAATCCCATTGTGTGCCACTCGGTAGCcatgaccaatatatattgtcctgctaataacagggTTGATAATATATCTGCGGGAATATCCAATGGCTTTTATACAattctaaattaataataataataataataataataataataatcgctttgtttaaaaaataacaatattttggaaATTATTTTGTTTTCAATTGTCGCAAAACAAGCGAGAAAAAAAGTCTGTTGTTGAACACGGGatgagacattgttactaataTTTACTGGTTTATGTTTCCCTTCactgtcagttagagacacagtaggacccaaaagcagaatcagtgctctaactcccccttgtggtggtctggaacaatgaagtggtgacgcagggtaccgtactaaaccacaaattacctctaagtcCTGCAGCATAATCGCAAAACTTTTAGTGGAGCAACCATTGTACAACCGAGaataactattggatatcagagagacgtcaacttaccagcacAACCGGCATTAataccaggaatacgactttcccaatgTGGATCCTTTATCTGCATCTCCCAGGGCATTcaaactgattccagaggccgacccaaaacaatgcCGCCAGAGGAGAGGATGCCGGGGCGGTCTTGTAGTGAGAGTTCGGAtgcgcgcacaccacccaccgctccCGAGTACATTACTCGCTAATAACCAGTTCCTAGTTAACAAAGTCGCCGAAATCAGGGCAATAGATGCTTCACATCACCAAGTCAACAATAGGCTACTATTTCCTGTCTCTTTCCAAAGAGATATCcaggattgtaacatactctgtttcacggaaacatggctagcTGGGGACATGCTGTCGGAGTCCGTACAGACAACGAGATTTTcagtgcatcgcgccgacaggaataaacatctcaccagtaagaagaagggcgggttgtatgtttcatgattaacctcttgctcctacctcaACACACaggcaggcgtcccatctagacatctgaaatgcaaatgcgctacgctaaatgctaatagtactagttaaaactcaaacgttcattaaaatacacatgcagggtattgaattaaagctacactcgttgtgaatccaggcaacaagtcagatttttaaaatgcttttcggcgaaaagcatgagaagctattatctgatagcatgtaacaccccaaaagacctcaggggacgtaaacaaaataattagcatagtcgtcgctacacaaaacgcacaaataaaatataaaacattcattacctttgaccatcttctttgttggcactcctagatgtcccataatcactattgggtcttttttaaattaaatcggtccatatatagcctagatatcgatctatgaagactgtgtgatcagcgaaaaaaatagcgtcttataacgtaacgtcatttttttttttaattaaaaaagttgacgataaactttcacaaaacacttcgaaatacttttgtaatgcaactttaggtattagtacacgttaataagcgaccaaattgatcacgaggcgatgtatattctttagctgtccatctggaaataatgtccgggtaaatctcaactaaaaatatccggtcggagacctgaacaaatggcttgtctcttcttcgtttgaccaagaaacaaagcctaggcaaatgacaagactgttgacatcgtgtggaagctgtaggtattgcaacctcagccccatttattgtggttcgcctttatcaatgggttgaagtggcggatggatatatttttccattttcagtgatcaaattttcctgcgcttttcgatgaaacgcacgttctgttatagtcacagccgtgatttaaccagttaaccagttttataaacgtctgagtgttttctatccacacatactaatcatatgcatatactatattcctggcatgagcagcagggcgctgaaatgttgcgcgatttttaacagaatgttcgaaaaatcATGGTGTATTTGTAACAACATACATGAACTCAAGTCCACCTGACCTacaattcctcacaatcaaatgccgactgtattatctcccaagagaactcGGATTCAACGCTTCAAGATTGCGTCGATCACttggactgggaaatgttccgggcagcctcagagaacaacattgaCATATACGCTGACTCTGTGAGCAaatttataaggaagtgtataggagatgttgtaccccactgtgactattaaaaccttccctaaccagaatacaaacagtgtagttattccctccataagccaatcaaacaagcaaagtgtcagtatagagacaaagtggagtcgcaattcaacggctcaaacacaagACGTATGAGGCAGGGTCTGAAGAtaaatcacggattacaaaaagaacaCCAGGCCCGTCGCGGAcagacgtcttgcttccagatcaatcaaacaacttctttgctcgctttgaggatcATACCACCTTCACCTTATCTGACACCtggacccacttcagtttgcttactgcccaaataggtccacagacgatgtaattgccatcacactgccctatcccatcttgagaagaggaatacctatgtaagaatgctgtcctttgattacagctcagcattcaacaccagagtaccctccaaactcatcattaagcttgagtcTCTGGGTCTTGAACCCACCCTGTGTaactggatcatggacttcctgacgggccgcccccaggtggtgaaggtaggaaacaacatctccactccgctgatcctcaacactggggccccacaaaggtgtgttctcagcccctcctgtgttcacccacgactgcgtggccatgcacgctccaactcaatcatcaagtttgcagataacacaacagtggtaggcttgattaccaacaacgacaagacagcctacagggaggaggtgaggaccctcggagtgtggtgtcaggaaaataacctctcactcaacgtcaacaaaactaaggagatgatcgtggacttcaggaaacagcagagggagccacgcccctatccacatcgacaggacagcagtggagaaggtggaacgttttaagttcctctgtgtacacatcactgacaaactgaaatggtccacccacacagacagtgtggtgaagaaggtgcaacagcgcctcttcaacctcaggatgcttAAAAATGTAACTTGTCACCGAAAACCCTAACTAACTTTTACAGATGaccaatcgagagcatcctgtcgggctgaatcaccgcctggtacggcaactgcaacgTCCCACaacagcagggctctccagagggtagtgaggtctgcacaacgcatcaccaggggcaaactacctgccctccaaggacacctacaccacccgatgtcacaggaaggcaaaaaaaatcatcaaggacaataaccacccgagccactgcctgttcaccccgcttccatcactatatatttatatatatatattctttactatctattgtatctatctaTACTACACCATCTATTGTTTACTATCTATACTATCGATTCTATACTATCGATTCTATACCATCTATTCTATACCaactattctttactatctattgtatctatctattctttactatctattctttac is a window from the Oncorhynchus keta strain PuntledgeMale-10-30-2019 unplaced genomic scaffold, Oket_V2 Un_contig_663_pilon_pilon, whole genome shotgun sequence genome containing:
- the LOC127926033 gene encoding phosphatase and actin regulator 3-like, yielding MVQNVILVFFRRRLSQRPAVEELESRNILKREENDQSEQEERREIKQRLNRKLNQRPTVDELRDRKILIRFSDYVEVAKAQDYDRRADKPWTRLSASDKAAIRKELNEFKNNEMEVHNSSKHLTRFHRP